The genomic stretch TGGCTCTGGAAAGTGCTGCACCTTGATTTCGGCACCTCGTTCATCACCCGACAGCCGGTGTGGCATGAGTTTATGCAGGCGCTGCCCGCCACGCTGTATCTGGCCGCGGTGTCGCTGTTGATGATCGTCACGCTGTCGCTGACGTTGGGCATCGCCTGCGCGGTAACCGAAAATACCCCGTTCGATAAAGGGGTCCGCAGCGTGGTTTTCCTGACGGTCGCCATCCCCAATTACTGGATTGGTTTGCTGTTGATGTGGGGACTGGCGGTCAACATGGACCTGTTTCCCATCGGCGGTATGCAGGAAGAACGATCGGTCATTTTGCCGTCATGCACGTTGATGCTGGGATACCTCGGCACCTATATCCGCCTGATCAGGGGCGGCATGATCGGTAATTTGCAGCAAAACTACGTGTTGTACGCCAGAGCGAGGGGGCTGCCTGCGCCGTTGATTATCGGTAAACATGTGCTGGTGAACTCGCTGCACGCGGCGTTGGTGGCGATAGGCATGAGCATTCCGAAACTCATTGCCGGCACGGTGGTGATCGAAAATATCTTTGCCTGGCCCGGCGTCGGCCGCTTGTGTCTTTCCGCCATCTTCAATCGTGACTATCCGATGATTCAAGCCTACATGTTGCTGATGGCGCTGCTGTTCCTGGGGTTTAATTTTTTGACCGACGTGTTGCAGGCCAAACTTGACCCGCGCATCAGGGGTGAACGCTAATCATGGCGTGGAATATCGGAAAAAAAATAACGCAGGATCGACTGGCTTTGCTGTGTTGTCTGTTGCTGCTGACGGTGTTGATTTTCGGTATCTTCGCGCCGTATATCGCTCCGCATGATCCGGCGTTGACGTCGGTCAGGCATAAGTATCAGGGCGCCAGTCTGCTCTATCCGCTCGGCACGGATAACCTGGGCCGGTGTGTGTTTTCGCGTCTGGTCTTTGGCGTGAGAACCACGGTGTTTTATAGCGTAGCGGCCATGATGTTGACCGTGCTGACCGGCGCTATCGTCGGCCTGATCGCCGGCTATTGCAAAGGCAGAATCGACGGGTTTTTGATGCGCGCTTGCGACGCCATGCTCTCTTTTCCCGGCGAAGTGATGATTTTCGCCATCGTGGGGATTATCGGGCCGGGGATGCAAAATATCCTGCTGGCGGTGGTGCTGGCGAAATGGGCCTGGTATGCGCGAATGGTCAGAGGGATGACGCTGCGGTACGGCAGTAAAAACTATGTCAATTACGCGCGTGTTATTGCCGCGCCTTCCGCCTATGTCATGCGCAGGCACTTATTGCCGGCCGCCGCCGCCGACCTGGTTATTCTGGCTTCCGCGGATATCGGCAGCGTGATATTGATGATTTCCGCGCTCTCTTTTCTGGGGCTGGGCGCTCAGCCGCCGCTACCGGAATGGGGCAATATGCTCAGCGAGGCGAAAAACGTCATGCTGACTCACCCGACACAAATGTTGCCCGCCGGCATCGCCATTGCCGTGGTGGTCGCCGCCTGTCATGTGGTCGGCGATTTTTTGCGCGACGCGCTGGATCCCACTGGTTATGTCAGCCGCGCAGAAGCAGTGAAGAGTAAGCCACGATGACGCCGCCGGTATTGCTGGAGATTAACCGGCTCTCGGTTGCCGATACGCGAAAAGGCCGAATCCTGCTCAACGATATTACCCTGACGCTGCATGAACGCTGCTGTACGGCTGTCGTGGGAGAGAGCGGGGGTGGAAAAAGCCTGTTATGCCGAAGCGTGCTCGGCTTGTTGCCGCCCTGGCTGCGCGTCAGCGGCGAAACGGTTTTCCGCGGTTGCGATTTGCAACGTCTCTCGTCCAACGCGTGGCTGACCATTCGCGGCAAACAGATCGCGCTGATCATGCAGGATGCCGTCAGCGCGTTTGATCCGCTGTATACGGTGGGCAACCATCTTGATGAAACCCTGAAACGGCATACCCCGTTAACGCGCGCGCAGCGCCGGGCCCGCGCGAAAGAGATGCTGGAAAACGTCGGGCTGCGTGATGCGGCCGAATTACTGGCTAAATATCCCCATCAGCTGTCCGGCGGGATGCTGCAACGCGTGATGATCGCCATCGCGCTGGCGTCGCAACCGGCGTTGATTATTGCGGATGAACCGACCACCTCGCTTGACGGCATTACCCAGTATCACATCGTGCAGCAGTTTATCCGCCTGCAAAAAAGCAGTCATAGCGCCATGCTGTTCGCCTCTCATGACCTGGCGCTGGTCAGGGCGCTGGCGCAGTATGTGGTGGTGATGAAAGACGGCCGGATCGTTGAGCAGGGTGAAACCGAACGGATATTCGCCCACCCCGAACAGGATTATACGCGCGGCCTGATTGATACCCGCAGACGACTCAGTCTGGCTTTCAATCAGGTGATGGGGAAATGACGCATGTTGCTTGAGGTTCGGCAGGTTGAAAAAAGCTATTGGGAAAACCGCGGACAGTTTTTCTCGAAAAGAAAACGCACGGTGATAAAAAATGTCTCGTTCTCGCTTGAGCACGGCGATTGTCTCGGCGTTATCGGCGAAAGCGGCGGCGGAAAAAGTACGCTGGCGCGCCTGATTAGCGGGCTAGAACGGCCCGACCGGGGGGCAATATTATTGGCGGGCGAGCCGGTCTTTTCCCCCGAAAACAGAAGGCGCCGCATTAGCGCCGTGTTTCAGGATTATACGTCGTCGATTAATCCGCTGATGACGGTGTATCAGGCGCTGTCCGAACCGCTGCTGCTGCAGAAAACCACCGGCCGGGCCGGGCGGGATCGCCGAATAACCGAATTATTAGCACTGGCCGGGTTAGCGCCGGAATTCAGCGGGCGTTATGTCCATGAATTGTCGGGCGGCCAGATTCAGCGCGTCTGTATTTGCCGGGCGGTGGCGACGCATCCGCAGTTGCTGGTTCTGGATGAAGCCATCAGCGCGCTGGATGTGTCCTCGCAGGTGCAGATTCTGGATCTGCTCATCGACCTGAGAAAGCGGTTTAACCTTTCCTGCCTGTTTATTACGCATGATATACAGGCGGCGGCGTACCTGTGCAATAACGTGATTTTTTTCCGCGAGGGCGAAATCGTTGAAACCTGCGCCGTTAACGATTTATCCACGGTTTCCCATCCATACTCAGCATCGCTGCTGCAAGCGGTCATGACCTTTCGCTAACGCGCGATGGCGTTATGTCGGCCGCATGACGCCTGCACGCCGGCAGCGCCACGGCTCACCTTGCCAGAGAATTACCCTGCCAGAGAATTACCCTGCCAGAAAATCACCGGACCGGGCATCGCCGCTTCGGCACGCCGCGTTGGCGTTTCGGTGGGGAGAATGTGCGTGAATAAGAATCGATATTGACATTTTACTGACTAGGCATTAATTTCACTTTCAATTAATGCCTAGTCAGGTTTTTATGTAATGAACAATACCGTCAATGACACGCTTTACCCGATTGGCTTGCTGATCCACCTGGCAAACCAGTTCAAAGATAACCTGCTGAATGACTATTTTGCCGACAGCGACATCACCGCGTCCCAATTCAAGGTGTTGATCAGTATCTATAAAGGCTTCACCAGCCCGGTGGATGTGAGCAAAAACGTGATGATGGACGGCGGCGCGCTCAGTCGCATGATTGAACGGATGGTGAAGCGGGAGCTGATTTTGCGGCAGCCTCATCCCAACGACAAACGTCAGGTGATTCTGGCGCTGACCGAAAAAGGGCAGGCGATCTGCCAGCATTTCGAGCAGGAGGGGATGCGGATTGTGCTGGCGCAAACCACTGCGCGCCTGACTCATCAGGAAGCGGAGCAGCTGATGCGGCTGCTTATCAAGATGTTGCCGGATGACGTGATAGCGCGTTATTCCCCTCACTTAACCTACCCACAATAATAAAGGCCACGACTTTCATGGATACCACCTCCACGCCATCGGCGCCGCGCAACGGCCGCCGTAAACGTCAATTCGCCATCCTGCTGCTGGTGTTGCTGCTGGCCGCGGCAGGCGGCGGGGCCTATTACCAGCTTTACCTGCGTTTTTACGAAACCACCGACAATGCTTATGTGGGCGGCAATCTGATCACGCTGACGCCGCAGGTCGGCGGTACCGTAACCCAGGTCAGCGTGGACGACGGCGACTATGTGGAAAAAGGGCAGTTGCTGGTGCAACTCAGCCCAAGCGATACCCTCATCGCGTTGCAGCAATCGGAAGCGCAGTTGGCCAGCGCCGTGCGTCAGGTGCGCGGCCTGTATAGCACCGTTGATAACTATCAGGCGCAGGTCGCGTCCAGACAGGTGGCGCTGCAACAGGCGATTGGCGACTATAACCGCCGCAAAGGGCTGGTGGCGAAGGGCGCTATTTCCGCCGAGGATTTGGCGCATTATCAGGATGCGGTCAACAGCGCCCGCAGCGCGCTGGATGCGGCCGAACAGGCGCTGCGCACCAATCAGGCGATGGTCGATAATACCGTGCTGGACGACCATCCCGACATTAAAAACGCGGTGGCGGATCTGCGCAGTAAATATCTGGACTGGGCGCGCAGCGCCATCGTCGCGCCGGTCAGCGGCTATGTCGCCAAACGCGCGGTTCAGGTCGGGATGCGCGTCAGTTCCGGCGCGACCCTGATGACGATCGTGCCGCTCGATCAGGTATGGGTGGACGCCAATTTCAAGGAAAGCCAGATGCTGCAAATGCGGCTGGGGCAGCCGGTGACCCTGACGGCGGATATCTATGGCGACAAAACGGTATACCACGGCACCATTCAGAGCCTGGGGATCGGCACCGGCAGTGCGTTCTCGCTGCTGCCGGCGCAGAACGCCAGCGGCAACTGGATTAAGATCGTGCAGCGTCTGCCGGTGCGCATCGCGCTGGACCCGGAAGGATTGAAACAGCGCCCGCTGCGTATCGGCCTGTCGATGCTGGCTAGCGTGGATCTGCACAACACCCAGGGCGAACTGCTGCCGGCCGCGTCGAACAGTGCGCCGCGCTATCGTACCGATGTGTACGACGATCCGCTCCTGCAGGCCGATAAACTGGTGGCGAAAATTCTTCGCGACAACAGTCAGCCGTTGACGAGCTCGCGTGGCTAAGGCGGCGGTGATGAACGATAAAGCCGCCTTTACGCCGCCGAATCCGGGGTTGGCGACGCTGGCGATATCGCTGGCGACCTTCATGCAGGTGCTGGATTCCACCATCGCCAACGTGTCGCTGCCGACGATTGCCGGCAACCTCGGCGTCAGTTCGGATCAGAGCACCTGGGTGATTACGTCGTTCGCCGTGTGTAACGCCATTTCTCTGCCGCTGACCGGCTGGCTTGCGCGCATCGTCGGTCAGCGGCGGTTGTTTGTCGTTTCGGTGCTGCTGTTCAGCCTGGCCTCTTTTCTGTGCGGCTTCTCGCGCAGCATGATGGAACTGATTGTTTTCCGGGCTTTGCAGGGCTTTTTCGCCGGGCCGATGTACCCCATGTGCCAGACGCTGCTGCTGATGATTTTCCCGCCATCGCGCCGCAACATGGCGCTGGCGTTACTGGCGATGGTGACGGTGGTGGGGCCGATTGTCGGCCCGATTACCGGCGGGTGGATCACCGACAACTACGCCTGGCCGTGGATTTTTTACATCAACGTGCCGATCGGCCTGTTCGCCGCCGGGGTGGTGATGGCGCAACTGCGCGACTGGCAGGACACGACGGAGCGCGCTCGCGTCGATTACGTCGGCATCGGCCTGCTGGTTCTCGGGGTCGGCCTGCTGCAGGTGGTGCTGGATAAAGGCAACGACCTGGACTGGTTTGCCTCCTCGGATATCGTGACGATGTCAGTGATTTCCGCCATCGCGCTGGTGTCCTTTGTGCTCTGGGAGCTGGGAGAGCGCGACCCGCTGGTCAACCTGAGGCTGTTTGCCGATCGGAATTTCACTATCGGCACACTATCGCTGATGTTCGGCTACGCCGCGTTTTTCGCCATCAATGTGATTTTGCCCCAGTGGCTGCAAACCTGGATGGGATACACCTCGACCTGGGCAGGACTGGCGGCCGCGCCGATGGGCATGTTGCCGATGCTGCTCACGCCGATTATCGGCCGTTACGGTAACCGGGTCGATTTGCGCCTGCTCGCCACGTTGTCGTTTGTGATCATGGGGCTGTCGTGCCTGATGCGCGCCCAGTTCACCATCGACGTCGATTTCATGACGGTGGCCGGCGTACAGCTGTTTATGGGGATTGGCGTAGCGTTCTTCTTTGTGCCGTTGACCTCCATTTTGCTGTCGAGCCTGCACGGCAAGGATGTGGCGGAAGGTTCCGGGCTGGCGACCTTTCTGCGCGTGCTGGGCGGCAGTTTTGCGTCGTCGCTCACCACCTGGATCTGGTCGCATCGCGAGATCTATCACCACGCGGTGCTGAGCGAAAGCGTCTCCGTCTACAACCCGGCGGCGGTGGATTACCTCAATCGGATGGGCGGCATCAGTCAGACCACGCTGGCGCAGTTGGACAAAACCGTGCAGCAGCAGGCGTGGATGGCGTCCACCATCGATTATTTCCATCTGCTGGGCTGGGGGTTTATGGGGCTGGTGGTGATCATCTGGTTCGCCAGACCGCCGTTTACCAAAACAGGGCCGGCCGCCGCCGGGCATTAGTCCGCGGCGCCGCCGATGGGTGAATTAATGCCGGTGCAGGTTCGTTATCGGCGTGAGTTTCGATGTTTCTGATGTTCAGCAAGGGGGTTCTGCCATGATGTTATCAACGATGCCGTCCATGATGAGATTTACCGCCGATCTAATTGGCTGGATAGAGAGTCATCTTGAAAGCCCGCTGATGATCAATGACGTCACCGCGAAGTCGGGCTACAGCAAATGGCATTTGCAGCGCATATTCAAGAAAGAAACCGGCGTTTCGCTGGGGTCGTATATTCGCAGCCGGCGGTTGAGCAGGGCGGCGGTCGAGCTAAAGCTGACCAATCAAACCATTCAGGACGTGGCGCTACGTTACTGTTTTGATTCCCAGCAGTCATTTACCCGTACCTTTAAAAAACATTTTGGGATGTCGCCCGGGCATTATCGTAAAGCTTTACGTTGGGATTTCACCGGCCTGCAACCGTCATTAGACGCTAGCGTGGACTGGCTGCCGATTCCCGAAGTGGTTGATTTACCTGCCAGACCGGCTAACACCTCCTTTTTTGAGCATACCCAAAGTATTGATGACTTTATTTCGGCAAGCGATATTCCGCAAAGAATAAAACTATGGGAACAGACCTGTCGTCGATATAGCGGACCGGAGGTGGTGATCTATTCTTTTTCAACCTTTATTCCGGATGCCAATCGGGTTAACCGCCATGTGCGAATGGAATACCATATTAGCGCCGTCGACCCGTACAATAGCGTCGATGCTGATAATGACTACAGGCAAATGCCGGCCGCGACAGAGCGCTATTTGCGCTTTCTGTTTTCCGGAGATGTGGAGGAATATACATCGTTTTTGAAGACGATCTACCATCATATTTTACCCGGCCGGTCTTATACCCGCATGAATGGCGGCGATCTGGAGGTTATTCATTGCAGGAAAGACGCGCAAGGCGGGATGGATAAAGACTATTTTGAGGTGGAATATTATGTTCCGTTTGATCGAAAATAAAAGATAAACAGTGAGTCTGCATTATTCCTCTGGGGAAGGGGAGCGTTGCCAGTCGGCGGTAATAACCGGTGGCGACTAATTAGTAGAGGGGTAACAGTAAAGATTAGTGATATATAAGTCTCTGCGTTTAACCGCTTTTGTCATAAATGCTACTCCGTGTGGCTATGTATTTTTACGTTAAAGTAATTTCCGTCATGATTTTTTACGACATAATATCCGATATTTAGCGTGTCTTATTCATCTCATGCAATAAAAATATGAGAAGTTTTTATCTGATCGTTAATACTTTCCAGTAAACAGGACGAACAACATGGAGAAGATAACGTGACGAATAGAAACTATACAATTGGCGATTATTTATTGGATCGTCTGGCGCAGAGTGGTATTCAGCATCTTTTTGGCGTTCCCGGTGACTACAATTTGCAATTTCTTGATCATGTCATCAGCCATCCCGCTATTTCCTGGGTAGGTTGCGCCAATGAACTCAATGCCGCCTATGCCGCCGATGGCTACGCCCGCTGCAAATCCGCCGCGGCATTACTGACGACGTTCGGCGTTGGAGAATTGAGCGCGATTAACGGTATTGCCGGCAGCTATGCCGAATACGTTCCCGTCATTCATATCGCGGCGGCGCCCAGACAACAGTCGCAACAAAAAGGCGAACGCATGCACCATACGCTGGGGGATGGCGATTTCCGCCACTTTCTGCGCATGGCGGCCGAAGTCACCGCAGTCAGCGCCAGCCTGAGCGTCGACAACGCCACGGCAGAAATCGATCGGGTTGTTAGCGCCGCGCTCAGGCTTCGCCGCCCGGTCTATTTGTTTTTGCCGTTAGACGTGGCTGCGGCGCCAACCGACGATCGCCCCTCTCCGCTGGCTATGCCGGACCCCTGGTGCGATGAGGCTTCGCTGAACGCGTTCATCGCAGCGGCAACCGCGCTGCTGGACCGCGCCGGGACGGTTTCGCTGCTCGCGGATTTTCTGGCGCACCGCTTTGGCGCATCGGCTGCCTTACAACGCTGGCTGGAGCGTGTGCCGTTACCGCATTCAACCTTGCTGATGGGAAAAGGCACGCTGAATGAGCAGCATCCGTGCTTTATCGGCACGTATGCCGGGGGCGGCAGCAGTGAA from Dickeya fangzhongdai encodes the following:
- the opp1B gene encoding nickel/cobalt ABC transporter permease, yielding MRAYFIKRLFMTAPLAVVMSFLAFSLLNLAPSDPAEVALRVNDIVPTDAAVQLMRHELGLDRPFLQRYLLWLWKVLHLDFGTSFITRQPVWHEFMQALPATLYLAAVSLLMIVTLSLTLGIACAVTENTPFDKGVRSVVFLTVAIPNYWIGLLLMWGLAVNMDLFPIGGMQEERSVILPSCTLMLGYLGTYIRLIRGGMIGNLQQNYVLYARARGLPAPLIIGKHVLVNSLHAALVAIGMSIPKLIAGTVVIENIFAWPGVGRLCLSAIFNRDYPMIQAYMLLMALLFLGFNFLTDVLQAKLDPRIRGER
- the opp1C gene encoding nickel/cobalt ABC transporter permease; its protein translation is MAWNIGKKITQDRLALLCCLLLLTVLIFGIFAPYIAPHDPALTSVRHKYQGASLLYPLGTDNLGRCVFSRLVFGVRTTVFYSVAAMMLTVLTGAIVGLIAGYCKGRIDGFLMRACDAMLSFPGEVMIFAIVGIIGPGMQNILLAVVLAKWAWYARMVRGMTLRYGSKNYVNYARVIAAPSAYVMRRHLLPAAAADLVILASADIGSVILMISALSFLGLGAQPPLPEWGNMLSEAKNVMLTHPTQMLPAGIAIAVVVAACHVVGDFLRDALDPTGYVSRAEAVKSKPR
- a CDS encoding ABC transporter ATP-binding protein translates to MTPPVLLEINRLSVADTRKGRILLNDITLTLHERCCTAVVGESGGGKSLLCRSVLGLLPPWLRVSGETVFRGCDLQRLSSNAWLTIRGKQIALIMQDAVSAFDPLYTVGNHLDETLKRHTPLTRAQRRARAKEMLENVGLRDAAELLAKYPHQLSGGMLQRVMIAIALASQPALIIADEPTTSLDGITQYHIVQQFIRLQKSSHSAMLFASHDLALVRALAQYVVVMKDGRIVEQGETERIFAHPEQDYTRGLIDTRRRLSLAFNQVMGK
- a CDS encoding ABC transporter ATP-binding protein, which codes for MLLEVRQVEKSYWENRGQFFSKRKRTVIKNVSFSLEHGDCLGVIGESGGGKSTLARLISGLERPDRGAILLAGEPVFSPENRRRRISAVFQDYTSSINPLMTVYQALSEPLLLQKTTGRAGRDRRITELLALAGLAPEFSGRYVHELSGGQIQRVCICRAVATHPQLLVLDEAISALDVSSQVQILDLLIDLRKRFNLSCLFITHDIQAAAYLCNNVIFFREGEIVETCAVNDLSTVSHPYSASLLQAVMTFR
- a CDS encoding MarR family transcriptional regulator codes for the protein MNNTVNDTLYPIGLLIHLANQFKDNLLNDYFADSDITASQFKVLISIYKGFTSPVDVSKNVMMDGGALSRMIERMVKRELILRQPHPNDKRQVILALTEKGQAICQHFEQEGMRIVLAQTTARLTHQEAEQLMRLLIKMLPDDVIARYSPHLTYPQ
- a CDS encoding efflux RND transporter periplasmic adaptor subunit, which translates into the protein MDTTSTPSAPRNGRRKRQFAILLLVLLLAAAGGGAYYQLYLRFYETTDNAYVGGNLITLTPQVGGTVTQVSVDDGDYVEKGQLLVQLSPSDTLIALQQSEAQLASAVRQVRGLYSTVDNYQAQVASRQVALQQAIGDYNRRKGLVAKGAISAEDLAHYQDAVNSARSALDAAEQALRTNQAMVDNTVLDDHPDIKNAVADLRSKYLDWARSAIVAPVSGYVAKRAVQVGMRVSSGATLMTIVPLDQVWVDANFKESQMLQMRLGQPVTLTADIYGDKTVYHGTIQSLGIGTGSAFSLLPAQNASGNWIKIVQRLPVRIALDPEGLKQRPLRIGLSMLASVDLHNTQGELLPAASNSAPRYRTDVYDDPLLQADKLVAKILRDNSQPLTSSRG
- a CDS encoding DHA2 family efflux MFS transporter permease subunit, whose product is MNDKAAFTPPNPGLATLAISLATFMQVLDSTIANVSLPTIAGNLGVSSDQSTWVITSFAVCNAISLPLTGWLARIVGQRRLFVVSVLLFSLASFLCGFSRSMMELIVFRALQGFFAGPMYPMCQTLLLMIFPPSRRNMALALLAMVTVVGPIVGPITGGWITDNYAWPWIFYINVPIGLFAAGVVMAQLRDWQDTTERARVDYVGIGLLVLGVGLLQVVLDKGNDLDWFASSDIVTMSVISAIALVSFVLWELGERDPLVNLRLFADRNFTIGTLSLMFGYAAFFAINVILPQWLQTWMGYTSTWAGLAAAPMGMLPMLLTPIIGRYGNRVDLRLLATLSFVIMGLSCLMRAQFTIDVDFMTVAGVQLFMGIGVAFFFVPLTSILLSSLHGKDVAEGSGLATFLRVLGGSFASSLTTWIWSHREIYHHAVLSESVSVYNPAAVDYLNRMGGISQTTLAQLDKTVQQQAWMASTIDYFHLLGWGFMGLVVIIWFARPPFTKTGPAAAGH
- a CDS encoding helix-turn-helix domain-containing protein, producing MMLSTMPSMMRFTADLIGWIESHLESPLMINDVTAKSGYSKWHLQRIFKKETGVSLGSYIRSRRLSRAAVELKLTNQTIQDVALRYCFDSQQSFTRTFKKHFGMSPGHYRKALRWDFTGLQPSLDASVDWLPIPEVVDLPARPANTSFFEHTQSIDDFISASDIPQRIKLWEQTCRRYSGPEVVIYSFSTFIPDANRVNRHVRMEYHISAVDPYNSVDADNDYRQMPAATERYLRFLFSGDVEEYTSFLKTIYHHILPGRSYTRMNGGDLEVIHCRKDAQGGMDKDYFEVEYYVPFDRK